The proteins below are encoded in one region of Helianthus annuus cultivar XRQ/B chromosome 2, HanXRQr2.0-SUNRISE, whole genome shotgun sequence:
- the LOC110927242 gene encoding CMP-sialic acid transporter 3, producing the protein MKQGMIECSVCHSKLVNPYAKTVSKAYDRHRSKFSKKQRALNVLLVVGDCMLVGLQPILVYMSKVDGKFKFSPVSVNFLTEFAKVIFAIVMLLIQARNQKIGEKPLLSVSSFVQAARNNVLLAVPAFLYAINNYLKFTMQLYFNPATVKMLSNLKVLVIAVLLKIVMKRRFSIIQWEALALLLIGISINQMRSLPEGSTAMGLPVAMGAYIYMFIFVTVPSMASVFNEYALKSQYDTSIYMQNLFLYGYGAIFNFLGIIVTVIIKGPESFDILQGHSKATMLLIINNAAQGILSSFFFKYADTILKKYSSTVATIFTGFASAALFGHKLTINFMLGISIVFISMHQFFSPLAKVKEEENGVLELEQVQSNHRDTFVNIAAGANEEASHRVESDERRPLLPT; encoded by the exons ATGAAACAAGGGATGATAGAATGCAGTGTCTGTCATTCCAAGTTGGTGAATCCGTATGCAAAAACAGTATCTAAGGCTTATGATCGACACAGGAGCAAGTTTTCGAAAAAGCAACGGGCCCTCAATGTTCTCTTGGTTGTTGGTGACTGCATGTTAGTTGGCTTACag CCAATTTTGGTGTACATGTCCAAGGTTGATGGAAAATTCAAATTTAGCCCTGTCAGTGTTAACTTTCTGACCGAATTTGCAAAGGTCATCTTTGCAATTGTAATGCTTCTAATACAG GCTAGAAATCAGAAAATTGGAGAAAAACCACTTCTTTCTGTCTCCAGTTTTGTACAG GCAGCTCGCAACAATGTGCTTCTTGCTGTTCCGGCATTCCTCTATGCTATTAATAACTATCTTAAGTTCACCATGCAG CTTTATTTTAATCCTGCAACTGTAAAGATGCTTAGCAATCTAAAG GTCTTAGTGATTGCGGTTCTGTTAAAGATAGTAATGAAGCGTCGATTTTCAATAATTCAG TGGGAGGCTCTTGCTCTGTTGCTTATTGGAATTAGCATAAATCAGATGCGTTCGTTACCCGAGGGATCTACTGCAATGGGGCTTCCAGTTGCAATGGGTGCTTATATATACATGTTTATTTTT GTTACTGTGCCATCTATGGCATCAGTTTTTAATGAATATGCATTGAAAAGCCAATACGATACAAGCATTTACATGCAG AATTTATTTTTGTATGGATATGGTGCTATATTCAACTTCTTGGGGATCATTGTAACCGTCATTATCAAAG GACCCGAAAGCTTTGATATTTTGCAAGGACACTCAAAAGCTACAATGCTTTTAATTATAAATAATGCAGCTCAAGGAATTTTATCTTCGTTTTTCTTCAAATATGCTG ATACGATTTTGAAAAAGTATTCTTCAACAGTCGCTACAATCTTCACAGGCTTCGCGTCTGCGGCTTTGTTTGGTCACAAACTGACTATAAATTTTATGCTCGGAATATCCATTGTTTTCATCTCAATGCATCAG tttttttcgCCTCTTGCAAAAGTTAAGGAAGAAGAAAATGGGGTATTGGAGTTGGAGCAAGTTCAGAGCAATCATAGGGACACATTCGTAAATATAGCAGCAGGGGCAAATGAAGAG GCTAGTCATCGTGTAGAATCTGATGAAAGAAGGCCGCTTCTTCCTACTTAA